One genomic region from Thiohalophilus sp. encodes:
- a CDS encoding P-II family nitrogen regulator: MKMVMAIIKPFKLDDVREALSEIGVQGITVTEVKGFGRQKGHTELYRGAEYVVDFLPKVKIEAAVDDGLVDQVIEGISKAANSGKIGDGKIFVSEIEQTVRIRTGETGADAL; this comes from the coding sequence ATGAAAATGGTTATGGCAATCATCAAGCCCTTCAAGCTGGATGATGTGCGCGAAGCGCTTTCCGAGATCGGGGTACAGGGTATTACCGTGACGGAAGTGAAAGGCTTCGGCCGTCAGAAAGGGCATACCGAGTTGTATCGCGGGGCGGAATACGTCGTGGACTTTCTGCCCAAGGTGAAGATCGAGGCTGCAGTCGATGATGGTCTGGTGGACCAGGTCATCGAAGGCATTTCCAAGGCCGCCAATTCCGGCAAGATCGGTGATGGCAAGATCTTCGTTTCTGAAATTGAACAGACAGTTCGTATCCGTACCGGTGAAACCGGCGCAGATGCGCTGTAA